One genomic segment of Ignavibacteriota bacterium includes these proteins:
- the rplM gene encoding 50S ribosomal protein L13 — protein MKQERITRFIKTEDADQKWYVIDANDLILGRLAARAASVIRGKHKPIFTPNTDTGDFVIVVNAEKVKLTGKRELMKTYFTHSMYPGGGKTKSFSEVRTKKPDYIITEAVKGMLPKNRLGRQLLKKLKVYAGAQHPHSAQKPEALSL, from the coding sequence TTGAAACAAGAAAGAATAACACGATTTATTAAAACAGAAGATGCCGATCAGAAATGGTATGTAATTGATGCTAATGATTTGATTTTAGGCAGATTAGCGGCAAGAGCTGCGTCAGTAATTCGTGGAAAGCATAAACCGATATTTACACCAAATACAGATACTGGTGATTTTGTAATTGTTGTAAATGCAGAAAAAGTGAAATTAACTGGTAAAAGAGAACTAATGAAAACTTATTTTACTCACTCAATGTATCCGGGTGGAGGCAAAACAAAGTCTTTTTCTGAAGTTAGAACAAAAAAACCAGATTATATTATTACAGAAGCCGTAAAAGGAATGCTTCCAAAAAATAGATTAGGAAGACAATTATTAAAAAAATTAAAAGTATATGCTGGAGCTCAACATCCTCATTCAGCTCAAAAACCTGAAGCTTTAAGTTTATAA
- the rpsI gene encoding 30S ribosomal protein S9 — MADKIFVGRRKNAVARVILRNGSGKVTVNKREFDNFFPIADNRDDVITPFKFTETLGKYDVLATVEGGGVRGQAEAIRLGISRALISINPELRKLLKPEGLLRRDPRMVERKKPGRPKARKKFQFSKR; from the coding sequence ATGGCAGATAAAATTTTTGTAGGAAGAAGAAAAAATGCTGTTGCGCGTGTAATTTTAAGAAACGGCTCCGGAAAAGTTACAGTAAATAAACGAGAATTTGATAATTTCTTCCCAATTGCAGATAATAGAGATGATGTAATTACACCATTTAAATTTACAGAAACTTTAGGCAAATATGATGTTCTTGCAACAGTTGAAGGCGGAGGAGTTCGCGGACAAGCTGAAGCAATTCGTTTGGGAATTTCAAGAGCTTTAATAAGTATTAACCCAGAATTAAGAAAATTATTAAAACCTGAAGGTTTATTAAGAAGAGACCCTAGAATGGTTGAACGTAAAAAACCGGGCAGACCAAAAGCAAGAAAGAAATTTCAATTCTCTAAAAGATAG